Below is a genomic region from Argiope bruennichi chromosome 3, qqArgBrue1.1, whole genome shotgun sequence.
TGTCAATAAGTAtatctcaattaaaaaataggctttcaaaagcaatttatgcttacatattaattttttttaaataaaaatttcttacttttctaatttaaaacgaattttttttattgaaagccCACTTTCcccataatatttataagaatttttaaattattatgaaccagactataaatttttatttaaaatacttatactaattaatactgaaatattcaaagaatttagttatatattttaattgaaaataattgttgatatcattaaaaaacgacaaataaagaaaaaagaaaatttattcataatatgtaTCGAATATTTTGTTCGATTGATAAGTGTGATACATTTCCATCACTAATTAAGAGTTATATAGATATACATTCCAATTAGCATGAAGATAGTATAAAGGTTACTATAGTAAACACTTTTTTAAgtgattatgtaaaaaaaacataaaattgtgcATGAAAAAGTTATCATATGAAACATGAATTGCTATTGCACTTGGAATgcataatgtttgtaaaaaatatatttcaaatgacaaTAATCTAAGTAGAATAatctaaaaagaatataaaaattgaaatggagatcttcatatacaaaaaagaaaaatatacatcgaaatataatatttttcagtgatTAATTTCGATATCAGTCAAggttacagttaaaaaataaaattagaaattattaaaattaattgcatatttccCCCCTTTAAAActacatcaattttttttgatgttttaaagtTCAATGTAAGTTTCTTATTAAGTTATAGTTATAAgcaatggcaattttttttcaataatcattgaaataaaattttgacagtaaataaaatactataaaaaatcttttacacccatcaaataaaatataataaaatattatcacttGAGAAACAACTTATGTTcgtttacaaaagaatttttgatattcaacAACTCGTATGCAGTCTTTCGATTTGAAATGAGTTTGGAACTTCAATGCAACAGCTAAACTCATCTGTTCTTTCTCAAATGGGTGATGATTCTTCAGCAGTCACAGTTGCAGGAGCACATTTCTTTGGTTGATCTTCTTGGACGAGGTAGAAGTCCAGCAGCATCTactaattataaacaaaaaatgaattttgcgattcttttcttttcatatagcaaatttataatttttttccgtattaaaattaaacattatgtaatttattttaaaataatattttactagttGACTGTTTGACCTAAATGCTTCCAATAACGCTGAGTTCTAAAGCCATTTACTGAGcattaactaaaagaaaaaatttaaattgtatctaCGATGTTATTAGTTCCGTTTCTTTTTGGCATTGTTTTAAGTGGTATAAAAGGTTACTGTACGACCCCTGGTATCGTCTGCAGCGAAAGAAGGTCGTTTGGAGTTTATGAAAAAACAGGGGTGAAAGAAAGATTTTCAAGAAAGCTATGCACGTTCCCCGGAAGTAGTACATGTTTAATCCTGAATTAAAGATGGATTAACTTTTGCTTAAGTTCAACATAGATTAATATATTCACAAATATGTAAAATTGATTCCCTGTGTAATTATAAgatctgatagaaaaaaaaaagatttttaaataatattaatagatgcTGAATGAATGTGAAGCCAATGACCCCCAGACTTGGTGactaattttgcaattttagtgacAAAAGGAAAAGTCTAGAAAATGCGACAATTTTGACGGTTTTTCTAATAAGAACAGAGATTTTGAGATACTCTTCGAAATATTCGATATCCTATCACAGAGACCACATAAAcacaagaaaagtaaaactagtcagaaaatttctctcttttGAGTGTCGATCGCAGAGGGAGCTCTCGACTTGTTTGcgcaaagctttttttttatttcatgatttgatATTTACTTGTGTGTTGTTGATTTTTGCATATGTTGTTTGTATATATTCCTCGGCTGCATTTTGTCacctttttttcttatgaaataaaatatgctcaTGTATTTCGAAATAATTGAACTGCTCATTATACATCTGCCGGATGATTTCcttaacattatttatatgattgtaaagtaataaactaaatatgattgattaaaattagtttttttttgggATATGTATAGCTAAAAAGCCCAGTAATgtttttgataaacatataatcagattactcaaaaatttaaaatgctatactGGTGTGCTAAACTTAAGCAACCGTGTGAATTTTAAGCAGATAATCATGAAATTGCGATCAACAGAATGAACACAATACAGTAGAAAGGTGATGCATACGCAATTGTCAGGAACAAAACATCATAGGCGATGTGAGTGTACCGCAAAACGCGTGCGGTCGGCGCGCGCAGCTCAAGACAACAAGGAAAGGAATGATGGAGGCGCAATTAAAGTCATTCCCTGCAAGTGCAAGCgagttctttcgtgaaatatggctagaagTAATCACTTGGACAACTTCATACGCGGCAGAATGATCGGAAATCTAAAGGAAGGGCACAGTTTGACCAGTGTAGCTGAAAAGTTCGAAATCAACAAAAGTGTTGTTCCGCTCGCTTGGAAAGCCTTCCAAACCATAGGTACACCTTTCAGAAAGGTTGGTTGTGGCCTCCCTAGGAAAACAACTGCAGTGGATGACCGATCGATTGTCCTGCAGGCGAAAAGAGTCCGATACCAATAAACAAGCGCCACTGCTCAGCAACTGTGAACAGCAACAGGGCGACAAGTGTCGCGGTTTACTGTAGCCAGATGCCTTTACAAAGGTGGTCTATTCCTTCACCGTCCTGAACGCTGCATTCCTTTGAAAGTTGGCCATCGGTGGCACCGTTTAGAAGTGGTGTAAGAAGCACAAAAACTAGACATCTCATTAATGGACTCGTGTCCTCTTTACGCATGAGAATCGTTTCAGTTCCACAAGTGATTCTCAACGCTAGTTGATTTCGAGAGAGGTCCGGACGCGGTTTCATCCCAGTAACATCATGGAAAGAGACCGCTATGGTGGCCCTGGAGTTGTCGTTGGGCAGGCATTATGCTTAATGGGCGGACTGAGCTCCACGTTTTTGACAGAGGTTCTGTAACCGGAAATCGCTATTGTAAGGAAGTGATCCTTCCCCATGTATGTCTGTTTCGAGGTGCTATTGGACCAGACTTcttttttatggatgacaacgcctgGCCACATCGAACTGCTGATGTTCAGCAGTTACTGGAAAGTAaagatatcactcgaatggattgACCAGCATTCTCTGctgatttaaatcccatagaaTATGTGTGGGATGCTTTGGAGAGTCGCCTTGCGGCACGATTACATCCTCCGGGGAAAACCCGACAACGGAAACAGATGCTGCTTGAGGAATGGGCACTCTTATCTCAACTACTGTTGGACAATCTGGTGCTGAGTATGGAGAGACAGTGCGAAGCTACCATTGCAGTAAGGGGAGGGCATATCCCAAATTGAGGAACATCTGCTTGCTATTCTTCCTCTTGTACAGACATCATGTGTAACGatactatgagttcaataaagcctttttttttgtttgtttcattccatactatatgcattgtattcatttttgagcaactatgctttcgtcatcgtttaagtacaaaattctgTCTTCCATTTCTGAATTTCAAGTTTCTCTGATGATTCCTTGCGAAGTTATGCAAAAAAAGGAACTGTTGCTTAAGCTTTGCacacaatatatattaatactaatCAAGTCATTAGTAGcataaacaattttcttaatcTATGAtacagagaaatatttatttctccaaaaatatattgatttaaaatatatatgatgtgaaatgtattattatataaatgcatCATATAATACATATATGATTGATATAAAATCATTGATGGGAGGTGGTCGGATGTacacaagaagaaaaagaatatattgataTACTGAAAAAATGCCAGATTATGTTTCTAAACTATGAAAACGGCTCAGATCAGCTGTTTTAAACATGTATCTTTACTTATCTTCaaacatttggaattttaaaaattaaatctaatattagatcagcattgtaaaaatatctcttttaaaatgatattcaataattagaaaaacgAAGAAAAAGTCGTTCTATACAGTCATTGTtccatattattgaaaataaacgcTTCGAGCAATGAAATGCATTATTGTCTATGTTATAGTACTAAAGAATCGTGATTATTGAGCATAGTGGCTTCATCTAAAATCTACAATTCGAGCGATGTCAAAAGTTCTTACCCTTGACGGCTGCCTTTTTGGACTTGGATGACTTCTTGGGCGGCTTGACTGCGGATATGCATGAGAGTACAACTCTCTCTCCCATCAATTGGACGAGTTTCGGGTCAGTGCTGAAGTTGCCGAAAGGAGTCATCAGCTGTGGAAATGGAAAAAGCAAAATGCGATGTTAGGTTGATGCATTGTTGGATAGAAAACAAGAAGAAATCTGGGTTCTCTTATCGTGATGCTATTTGTTTCGCGTTTAAAATGAATGGGATGAGATACAATCGAAAAAAGTTAGGTTATGTAAAGACTATTTTGTGTTTAGAGTTCTTTTATTCCGTAGCTTAATTCATACATATGAGTGTTGAAATATTCTGCACTGTCAATGACTTGAGTATCAGTAATCTTTGAAATATGgttatgattttaaaaagcattccAAGAATGCTGGGtagtttaatttctaaatttttctgtaataaattgttagaattttatgtaaaagattttttttattatggaatcatcatccattctaaatatatgaacCACTCAGTTCATCTGATTTATTTTCATGAGCTTTATAACATCAtgctctctatatattttatatagctcaaagttatatcttcttctccaaacattgttgatttctatcccaCCAAGAATGACTCGCagaatttttgtttagaaaatggctattttattttctccatcTTTGGTCAGGGTCCAGGTCTCTGAGCCATAGGTGAGTATTGGTCTAATTAAGGTTtgatatagtaaaaattttgtatttcttaatagtagtgaggatttaaaaaatcgttttagttCGTGAAAGGCTTTATATGTATTCATTAGACGACCTTGAATCTTCTTGACTATGCTATTGTCATCAGTAACTATAAAACCAAGATAAGTAAAACTTTGGGCAACCTGAAATTTGTGAGAACCAATTTCTAGATGGGATTCATGGGAGGTTCTAATACTTAGTACACACATATATTTGATCTTTTTCGCTGTTTAGGATAAGTCCCATGCTATTAGCAGCATgctctaaagaaaaaaaactatcttttaatgCTGAAACAGTTCTTGAAATGATGTCAATATCGCCCGCATAGGCCGAAATTTGTGTTGATTTTGAGAATATATTGCTCCTGATGTTAATTCCAGTATCTCTTATAACTTCCattaaagcaacattaaaaaaaagacaggaTAAAGAATCACCCTGAATGATACCATTATTGACACTCATTTCTTCTGATAAAGATCCTAAGGATTTGATCCTGCAAGTGGTATTGGACATACTTGCAACTAACTACAAGTCTAATTAGTTTAGGCGGTATTTCAAATTCAGCCAGAACTTCATAAAGCGATttctattaatattgaaatttggtatgcggtatttatattaatcttgtagatttctatcatattttgagtcaaatctgcTCAGTGGAAGTCTGTCCATCCGGCAGAATATAAGTTGTTCGACTATAATTTCAcacaataacttcaaaacaaGAGAAACATAAcaagaaagctagataaataacatTCGAGGCATAATATGAACAGCTATAGTCTAAGTACATTTCAAATTTCTagctaaatccaacaaggtattgaccgtctgtcaatctgtactttcagaaacatgtaaacatgatgaCTTAAAGAACAATAactaaaatacatgaaatttagtatgtgattttgtaactacaactgTGGTTTTatgtcaaacttttgtttcaatttttttcaattttgtttcaatttcaacttttgtttcaattcttgGGAAAGACGCGTCTaacacacaaattcgatttttgagtACTATTAACCCATTCCAGGGTTTAAataccaaataactcgccaaggattacattactagattcagtaaaaatgctaaattcgagccaaaggtaaatatttcgtgactattgtacgcCTGTGTCATTAAAGGCATTCTCTGAGATAACAAtgttattagagagtacgcgagaacATTTTGGAGAGACCATTCCAGctgattatataataataaatatgaaaatttaatatttttatatctgcattataaaaacaataactcCTTCcattaatcattatatttcttttccatCTGTATTATTCATTCTTGTGTGAatatacacacataaaaaaacgtaattaattaaattgatcaaACTTACAAAAGAAATACTGTTATTACTCATAGACCAgcctaaaaaaattttataaatatgaaatccaTGCTATCttcaatgattaaatatttgtctaTGATAATAATTAATCCTAATCTCaggatgattttattaaaaaaggttaAGAGCAGaaaaaaccagtgggagtggtttcGCCAAATCCTTCACGCATACTCACTAATAAATTTGTCATCCAGAGACagttttgcatggcattggcgtacaatagttacgaaatattatcttttggcgtgaatttagcatttttactgaatctatagtgcctttcttggcgattaatccttggtcaatattaatattatcccaaaatcgaatttttgatttagatacatttttctcaactaattgaaaccaacatttgacacaaaactgcacttgtagtccaAATTTGATATtccaaatttgctatatttaattcattgcgttttagaattatcgcatttatatatttctgaaagtacagaccgagaGACGGTCAAcaacttgttggatttggctcacatTTTGACAGCAGTCTACACTATAGTATaccgaatcttatccatctagctctcttcgttttgttgttatcgcgttaacatatattcgaactgCCGGACAAATGGACTTCTTCTGAACGGAATgtcctcaaattttgatagaaatctgtaaatttaatatgaagaccatatatcaaatttcaaccatttacctcaaagcgtttttgagtttcagacgacagacagacggatggacaatttgatgatttaaaacgtggagattcgtctaaataccgatttcgaattttttgacgattactatactttctctatactacgcatataagaaagtaaaaaaaaaaaaaaaaagcttataaagATGATGACCTGGGTTAATTTCTGCAACGACAGAGTTCCGActatttttaacgaattaaacaTCCATGCGTGCAGACAGTAATACAgttaagttatttttgtaacataatcCATTTTTCTTATCTGTTCCCTCACTTATAAATTACTCTTATCTTACCTACGGCACTTAGCGTTATTAACGACCGTGCCTCAGATCTTTCATAAAGCAGATCTAGGCCAGCGAGGCTCTGCTCTGTGACGTAATCATTTAGGAAAAAGCAGTGATGCGTTGCGAGCAACATAGAAATTATCTAGGTTTAATCTTCTCCCATCCCCTCAACAGGTTTCTGTACGTCATGGCAGTCCCATCGGCGTTTGTCTGAGGCGAAATTGGGTCAGAAATATTTCACCCTCTGCAGACAATCGGGCATTGTTTCGTATTCCTGGCCGTAAAATTTTGCCTCGTGTTGAAACAGCGAAACAGCCATCCCATACACGACTGACTTTATTTCCTGTTTCAGACGGAAATGTGTCCCAACTTTCTTCCAACATCGCATTGACCCGAGGCTAACAGCAGGAAGAGAAAGGACACTTTCGGTAAAAAAAGAGGGTGTAGGAATGAATTAACAtagattttttgatatttacaggCTGGTTTAAAATGCCACGTAGATATTTTTGAGACGcagacaaaacaaaaacaaactatattcatttctttgaatacgtgatatgaaattttgctttaaaaattgccaaaataagAATAACACGGAGAAGATTTAATAAcacactaaaaataatttcataaatttcaacgAACAGTTctcatatatatacaaatttatttcgtgtatctcgaaaATGGCTGTAACTATTTGGTTCAaactttatatttagataaggttttgttttttaagtttatctatataggtgtctttacTGGGAAAAAAACCCCGCGATTTtacacaaacataattttttttataactatgtaCTAGAACCCATTTCTATCAGctgtcatgctgacaatgtcatatggCGCCATCTCGGGAAATTTTGTGATACTTGTATTGTTGCCATAGGAAGATAACTTACTGGTACTTGTACTTCAAAATgttgtgagatggcgctatatgacattatccgaatacgaattcgttcggctcacatccaataacaacaatgtaattattgtgttaaacaattcgaataacatgttaaacgaAGTgcattcctgattttttttttatttaaatgaccagtttatatggtggtaagatagaaaaatatttatatgtaaacagtatgtgattcgtatctaaatattttctcctgatgaacacatttttaaaaagtactgagCGACGCTGAGTCTCATAggtactgaaaatattaaaacaactatTTTCAGAAACTTAACAGTTTGATTCTATTCTTGTGCAATTTAATAGAAGATAATGACCAGAGACAGTAAATTATAGAGTTTGAAATAGTTTTGagatgcatatataaaaatgttttcaaggaATTTCGATTTTTTGATAGTCATTTATTGAGATTCATGGAATATAGCTATTTTTGATGTATAGCAGGAGACTTTCATACcgtaattttgattattaaattgtcattataattataattacctTTAGTCAATATTAGATGAATTATGAGATTACGATAGTCTTCTATCAAAATTTCACCATTAACATCCTATGTACATTTACTGCGTAGCTTTTGCTTCAATAATAAACATTTCCAATCGCAATTACTTTGtgttttaactttctcgtatacgtagtatagagaaagtactgcaATTGATTGCAAGTATTGCAAGATCAAGCAATTgcaattatatcaattatattgCAATTATTGCAATTATATCGTTGAAGTATATCAATTGCAAGATCAAGTATTGCAATTGAtcgagaaagtattgcaattgatcgagaaagtattgcaattgatcgagaaagtattgcaatcggaAGAGTTTgctgaatctccaagttttagacctcccggagttcgaaaaatacatttttctttgagCTGACTGTCTGTaaatacgataaatcaaaaacgttttgagctagatggatgttACAACTTTTAGATATCcatccaattttgagcaaattccgttCAGAGGAATTCGGTCTGTagggctgttcgaatatatgttgaCATAATAATTGTAAAACGAAGAgcgctggatagataaaattcaatacacagatttGCAATCTACAGTGTAGACACAtaacaaattttgagtcaaatccaacaagggattgactgattgtcggtctgtactttcagaaacatgtaaacataataCTTCAAaactgcagtgacttaaatatatcaaatttgctgtGGGAATTTGTGATAACCAGTGCAGTATccagtcaaatttttgtttaaatcgatTGGGGAAAActtatctaaaacagaaattcgttTTCTGGATAATtttcgccaaataactcgccaaggatagcaaaaatgttaaattctcaccaaaggttaatatttcataactattgtacgccaatgccatgcaaggcattctttgTGATAACACCTTCATTTAGAGAATGCGAGTGAGATTTGGGGAGACAACTGCCGATGATTTTAACTTAGCTATGCACTTTAGTTGCCATAACTTTGATTACGTGTCAATAAAAGTAACAGCTTTTCATATGAAgacatttattctattaaaaattctttcttaccATTTTGGGATCCTGATGAATAACTTGACTAGCTTTTCTAGTTTCTGCCACGCAGTTGACTTCAGCCTTTTTGTTCTTTGGATCCTTCAGAACAGTCTGAAAAATCAACACATTACCATgaataaatagttgaaataatttttaatgcatattgatGGATTATTTGGGTGAACAAAAAAAGCATTAAGCCAGAAGAatagattcaaataaataagtacAGTTAAATATTTGCTGATGATTTAACAAAAGCTAAACAGAGTTATTTATCtgttataaatatagaatttctaaagcttcattttaagaaatgaatctttgctcaatatttttaaatccataaatgaTTATGACACTTcgtatctaatattaatatagtaAACTGTCAGGAGAATCAACACTAATTTGACCatagatttcaaactttttgaaaaattataaaccgATTGTccttcagaatatatatatatatatatatatatatatatatatatatatatatatatatatatataataataatttgcgaTACATACAttgcaaatttcaattataattttaatttttcaaaaaatgtaatgttatttaatttttataagaatatattttcttatatactgtttaattttaaataatatatgatattttcgatactcttattttagttatattaacgtactgCTTTAGGAAaacattagggttattttgggacggatctcttaattttgaacaaagGTCGAATAACAAGGACGGCATTTGGGCTAACCCCCAAATGCTGTccttgcaccccccccccctcctccaaaCTTCCGTATCTCACTAGTGGGAGGAGATTTGGTTCGATGGATTTAGCATGCGCCGGAGccgcttacaagacggttcttcgatggaatcgggtctcgaatctatAGCCATCCAGCCCCGAAAACGAGACCTTATCATCAGGCCACCACGGtctcaacattattttaatagtagGATAAGTAAAGGATTTCATATACAGTATATTTGCAAATggtatcaaaaaaatatatataaattggcaAGCTCTAGAGTCATattcatttggaaaaaatttttttatggcaTCATCAAAGCCCCATTCATGCCAGATAAAGATGTGCTGTAACTGAAAATTTTccagtgaaaaaaattttagttaatagtATAGTTTCATTAGTTGGGCATAAgcaaatattgcttcaaaataattttatgcaaccTTGTTAGGCTTGTAATctatactgtaaaaaaaaaagcatgatatGTGATTACACATTTTAGAGGATGATTTAAAAGTATACTTTAAAGTCCTTAGAGTCTATCAGGATCTTTTCGATGCAATATTCTGAATATTGTAACAACAGTTTTAAGTCTTCTAACTGGCAAGGCATTTCAAACAATTGTAAATGATTGAACCTACCCCAAGAGCAGCATCGAGTTCTAGCTTGAGTGGAACGGACATGCCACCTTTGCCTTTAGCTTGTGGTTCTTTATCGTCAGTAGTGTAGGTGGGCTCGTGATCCATCCTGTCGATTCTGGCGGCAGAAACAGGCTGCAGTTGACTAGCAGATACCTGAAAGAAGCAagtaaaatgatgtattttttttataaaagatattagcCAACTTCGGCTACCAGATTCTTCATTGGAAATAATAGTAGATGTATTTTATTATGCATAGTATTCCTGGCTCCCTTGTTTTAAACTTTGTAGTATTAAAAAGTAGAGCAAAGACCAAAGCTAAGTAAACATGTGAAATAAGTTGGCGAAATCGTTCGTTTTATTGATGCTAGGGATTTTTACATTTTGCCACATATTTCGAAAAGGAAAGATTGTTTATGGTAGAGGAGGAGACAAGATGAGCACCgataatttaaagtaagaattaatGAAATCAGAACAATGATGGCAATTGGGGGCGCTGTTAAGATTTTCCTTCTAATGGAATGCACATGTAGTGTTTTTGAGATTTTCGTTGGAAATGATAGAGGgatctaatttttataaactttcatataaaataaaaattaatagaataagtaCGATTATTGAAGTTGAGAGATTCTGTTGAGTTTGCTTTTCCATAAGAAACGTACGGTGAAGAAGTGAATTTGAAATTCGTCTCGAAGCTGGAGCGATTGGGAAGGCAACAATTGCTGACGTAGGTAGAGGCCttgaatttccatttaaaataaaattggcgaTAAAGATCCAGTGGTTGGAGTTGGGTACTCATTCTTTAGTTTGGTTGTCATTTATTAACATTGAATGCCCAAAGAGATACATAAAGGCTTGCTAAATCTGTTTaaggttatttttcaaaatattaatagattctacaaCTTTTGAAGTGGAGAAATTAAggataaatattccaaaattgataTTTGCAGAGAGGAATACCGTGTTCTGATGTGTTGATATGAGTTTTGATAGGCGCTTAGTTTGGGTTTGATATTACTTAACACGAAGTAcgtatttatctaattattttaaaattcatgttagGAGGAAACCATGATTCAATGGATAATGAGAACTAAAATGCAATGTAACGCTGTCGGTTCTCTATCAACCtttgtaaaaagtaattataagatTATATTTGTACTTcctctataatttttatttaagatttcgcATATATATGAACACTGAACACATCTAAATACAGAGTCTTATGAAAGCAATAATTTTCCTGCAATCTTTTTTCATacactattttctaaaaaaatttaatacttttagaattataattcctcatatataccaaaatattaaatcaaatcaacAACGTCAACTAATGATCATTTAATATACGTTAAATTCGACGCAATAATTTAACTTTGAGATCCGTTTATACCTTTACGAGAACAAAAAGACATGATCTTACGTTTTCATCATAAGATAACGAATAGCTAGATTTTAGAAGAAATGCACAGTTGCATTTGTCATGTGACTATAATATCACGAGAATcgactaaattaaaaataaattttataaaaaaatgaataataaatttacaaataaataaaattttcattcttttctcgATGGTTCACTAAAGAGTAGATTTATTTTGTCCTCGCTCTTAAcgtaatctttttttaatgttggtattgtctaaaatatcaataaaatttaaaattaatgacttCAAAATGAAagctatgaattttatttcattctattcaGAATTTTACATGAT
It encodes:
- the LOC129962544 gene encoding uncharacterized protein LOC129962544 isoform X2 encodes the protein MMEKSKVAVDESASVDYRNDSNSIVSLPPAYDKPVSTTLKVARILSVTLLAVTTIIGIMVLLGIYIHQGYQCQCDREVVSASQLQPVSAARIDRMDHEPTYTTDDKEPQAKGKGGMSVPLKLELDAALGTVLKDPKNKKAEVNCVAETRKASQVIHQDPKMLMTPFGNFSTDPKLVQLMGERVVLSCISAVKPPKKSSKSKKAAVKDAAGLLPRPRRSTKEMCSCNCDC
- the LOC129962544 gene encoding uncharacterized protein LOC129962544 isoform X1, producing the protein MMEKSKVAVDESASVDYRNDSNSIVSLPPAYDKPVSTTLKVARILSVTLLAVTTIIGIMVLLGIYIHQGYQCQCDREVVSASQLQPVSAARIDRMDHEPTYTTDDKEPQAKGKGGMSVPLKLELDAALGTVLKDPKNKKAEVNCVAETRKASQVIHQDPKMLMTPFGNFSTDPKLVQLMGERVVLSCISAVKPPKKSSKSKKAAVKVDAAGLLPRPRRSTKEMCSCNCDC